A region of Paraburkholderia sp. BL23I1N1 DNA encodes the following proteins:
- a CDS encoding gamma-glutamyl-gamma-aminobutyrate hydrolase family protein, whose amino-acid sequence MMDKPRDVGRAVVGVTANRHLYDGVHRDWLRRRYIDALDRHASVECVILPTIDGDLPWDATVRNFREVMRRLDGLVLTGDESNLDPRIFNEQQRVWNRGEDDVIPGERDRPRDRLSCVALSVAIELEMPVLGICRGLQEMSVHRNGTLHADLSVVGQGIVHSENPNVPRDQQYLPVHTIQVVPGGLLSSIVENRELYVNSLHNQGITTVASGVQLEAVAEDGVIEALSYTTSAAFQLAVQWHPEWHAAADTTSRKIFRAFGSACHAYQSTGQLSK is encoded by the coding sequence ATGATGGACAAACCTCGTGATGTGGGTCGCGCCGTCGTCGGAGTCACGGCCAATCGTCACCTTTACGACGGCGTTCACCGTGACTGGTTGCGGCGGCGCTACATCGATGCGCTCGACCGGCACGCATCCGTCGAATGCGTGATCCTGCCAACGATCGACGGCGATCTGCCCTGGGACGCAACCGTGCGCAATTTCCGCGAAGTGATGCGGCGCCTGGACGGCCTGGTATTGACCGGCGACGAATCGAATCTCGATCCCAGGATCTTCAACGAGCAGCAACGCGTCTGGAATCGCGGGGAAGACGATGTCATTCCCGGCGAGCGAGATCGGCCAAGGGATCGTCTGTCATGCGTCGCATTGTCGGTCGCTATTGAACTCGAAATGCCGGTCCTCGGTATCTGCCGCGGTTTGCAGGAGATGAGCGTTCATCGGAACGGCACGCTGCATGCCGACTTGTCAGTGGTGGGCCAAGGCATCGTGCATAGCGAGAACCCGAACGTGCCTCGCGATCAGCAGTATCTCCCCGTTCATACGATCCAGGTCGTTCCCGGCGGACTACTGTCGTCGATCGTCGAGAACCGCGAGCTCTACGTCAATTCCCTGCACAACCAGGGCATCACCACGGTGGCGTCCGGTGTTCAGTTGGAAGCGGTCGCCGAGGATGGCGTGATCGAGGCTCTGTCCTACACGACGTCAGCGGCCTTTCAACTCGCGGTGCAGTGGCACCCCGAATGGCATGCCGCCGCCGATACCACGAGCCGGAAGATATTCAGGGCATTCGGAAGTGCATGCCATGCTTATCAATCAACGGGGCAATTGTCGAAATAG
- a CDS encoding fatty acid desaturase family protein, whose product MPNPARKITIMETSQVWKLRNKRFDTFHFSRDITRDLSELRPDNITGALYVLKDYLVILACAFVTVRFSWWLYPIAVLMIGAHQRGLTTISHDAAHRILAKNTKWNHFLGITFAAYPIFQRHWAYRVSHVHLHHPYLGDPEQDPDLQFFISSGVYQVREPREYAFSIVWKAILGGATLRYLKYLWHNRFLISNKDDKSVDKRGAAIDSYGFAAFWVIIIAGFAKAGALHLLVLFWLIPYLTTFQILGWFIEIAEHSPMCETEVENVYLTRNRKGNLIERLLFGVNFDEYHLEHHLSPGVPFWLLARAQNIRMRDPNYAEITDSWGGLFVRGPKGQPSVIGQLLDRNRRLYDARRASLSTAVQEQ is encoded by the coding sequence ATGCCCAATCCGGCGAGGAAGATAACCATCATGGAAACGTCTCAAGTCTGGAAACTGCGGAACAAGCGGTTCGATACATTCCATTTCTCCCGCGACATCACGCGGGATCTGTCCGAATTGCGACCGGACAATATCACCGGCGCGCTGTACGTGCTGAAGGACTACCTGGTCATACTGGCTTGTGCGTTTGTCACGGTTCGGTTCAGTTGGTGGCTTTACCCAATTGCGGTGCTCATGATTGGCGCGCATCAGCGGGGGCTGACGACGATCTCGCACGATGCCGCCCACCGGATACTCGCGAAAAATACAAAATGGAACCATTTTCTCGGCATTACGTTCGCCGCCTATCCGATCTTTCAACGGCACTGGGCCTATCGCGTTTCCCATGTGCATCTTCATCATCCGTACCTTGGCGATCCCGAGCAAGATCCCGACCTGCAGTTTTTCATCTCTTCCGGGGTTTATCAGGTGCGCGAGCCGCGCGAGTATGCGTTTTCGATCGTCTGGAAGGCCATTCTGGGCGGGGCCACGCTGCGCTATCTGAAGTACCTGTGGCACAACCGCTTTCTGATTTCGAACAAGGACGACAAGAGCGTCGACAAACGGGGCGCCGCCATCGATTCCTACGGGTTCGCGGCCTTCTGGGTGATCATCATTGCCGGCTTTGCCAAGGCCGGTGCGCTGCATTTACTGGTGCTGTTCTGGCTGATTCCCTATCTGACCACCTTCCAGATACTGGGCTGGTTCATTGAGATCGCCGAGCACTCGCCAATGTGCGAGACCGAGGTCGAAAACGTCTATCTCACGCGCAACCGAAAGGGCAACCTGATCGAACGGCTGCTGTTCGGCGTAAATTTCGATGAATACCATCTGGAGCACCATCTTTCGCCCGGTGTTCCGTTCTGGCTGTTAGCGCGCGCGCAGAACATCCGCATGCGCGATCCGAACTATGCCGAGATTACCGATTCCTGGGGCGGCCTGTTTGTGCGTGGCCCCAAGGGGCAGCCGAGCGTCATCGGCCAGTTGCTCGACCGGAACAGGCGTCTCTACGACGCGCGGCGTGCATCCCTCTCAACGGCGGTGCAAGAGCAATGA
- a CDS encoding O-acetylhomoserine aminocarboxypropyltransferase/cysteine synthase family protein — MSRETALLYAGYRHDPITKAVAVPIYQSTAYELDGDLSKIADIYNVKEDGFTYTRIINPTTRILEQRYATVDGAADALAVASGQAATFLALVNLSSGQPGDNVVASKYLYGNSWNLLFNTFKRLGIEARSADPREVSSFESQIDDRTVAIFGEVFSNPCLIPFPVAALAEIGKRRGIPLVVDNTTTPLVSRPASLGAAITTYSATKYICGHGTTLGGLVVDNGNFAFDDPSRLPLLNEPDEAHGGILWRDAVRKLGDLGASAYLLKARMTWLRDTGAAISPFASFQLIQGLETLHLRMQRHCENAAAVASFLKQHPKVRRISYPGLATGRDRELVDELVDARVGHGAMIMFELDDEAAGRAFIQNIRLMYHVSNVGDARTLVTHPVSTTHTTVPKEKREAAGIFDGSIRLCVGIENVDDVIFDIQRGLDAI, encoded by the coding sequence ATGTCCCGAGAAACCGCGCTCCTGTATGCCGGTTATCGGCACGACCCCATCACCAAGGCCGTCGCGGTGCCGATCTACCAATCCACCGCCTATGAGCTCGACGGCGATCTGTCGAAGATTGCCGACATCTACAACGTCAAGGAAGACGGATTCACCTACACGCGGATCATCAATCCAACCACGCGCATCCTGGAACAGAGATATGCCACGGTGGACGGCGCCGCCGATGCACTCGCCGTGGCGTCGGGACAGGCCGCAACGTTCCTTGCCCTCGTGAATCTAAGCAGCGGGCAGCCTGGCGACAACGTGGTGGCATCGAAGTACCTGTACGGGAATTCTTGGAACCTGTTGTTCAACACGTTCAAACGGCTGGGCATCGAGGCGCGATCGGCCGACCCACGAGAGGTGTCATCGTTCGAATCGCAGATCGACGATAGAACCGTCGCGATCTTCGGCGAGGTGTTTTCCAACCCCTGTCTTATACCGTTTCCCGTCGCGGCGCTTGCCGAAATCGGCAAGCGCCGCGGCATTCCGCTTGTGGTCGACAACACGACCACGCCGCTCGTGTCCCGCCCCGCTTCGCTTGGCGCCGCCATAACAACATATTCGGCGACGAAATACATCTGCGGCCACGGCACGACGCTGGGCGGGTTGGTAGTCGACAACGGCAACTTCGCCTTCGACGATCCTTCCCGCTTGCCTTTACTCAATGAGCCCGACGAAGCGCATGGCGGAATACTCTGGCGCGATGCCGTGCGGAAACTGGGCGACCTTGGCGCGAGCGCCTATCTCCTGAAGGCACGGATGACCTGGCTTCGCGATACCGGTGCCGCGATCAGTCCGTTCGCGAGCTTCCAATTGATTCAAGGCCTAGAGACGCTGCATCTGCGCATGCAACGCCATTGCGAAAACGCGGCGGCGGTGGCCAGTTTCCTGAAGCAGCACCCGAAGGTCAGGCGCATCTCGTATCCGGGGCTCGCCACTGGACGCGATCGCGAACTCGTTGACGAACTGGTCGACGCCCGCGTCGGTCATGGCGCCATGATCATGTTCGAACTGGACGACGAGGCGGCTGGCCGGGCGTTCATCCAGAACATCCGGCTCATGTATCACGTTTCGAACGTGGGTGATGCGCGGACACTCGTGACGCATCCCGTCTCGACCACTCACACCACCGTCCCGAAAGAGAAACGCGAGGCCGCGGGAATATTCGACGGATCGATCCGCCTGTGCGTCGGCATCGAAAACGTGGACGACGTGATTTTCGATATTCAACGCGGGCTCGACGCCATCTGA